The DNA sequence GAAAATAGTATAACTATTGGAGTTTCTCGGAATTGTTAGATCAGTTCTATAAGAATGGGAAGAAAAAAGAATCATCTGGAAATCTACCtgatatattaataatttaatgttgttttcatttataaaagaatATTATTATTAGATATTAACAGGTTTCTATATTTGGTTTACATTTAATTATAATACAGTATACAAATGACTCCATCAAAGCTTTTGCATTATTCCAAATTCCTTTAAAGATGTACCATGCTCCTTTTTTGCTTAAATGTTTCACCATTACATATtgatttaaatctagaaaatcctcatcaaacatACTTAACTATACAGTAACAACCATTTGTTCCACACACACTTCCAGATATTCATACTGTTAATAATTTCACATTGAATAGTATGTGGTATTTCGAAAAACATTACACACTACCGTTTTTACTcagaaacatgtttttattttattatttcatagatAAATATGCAGTAGttgttaatatacatgtacaatgtattcagGTATGAAATTTTGGCACGATATATCTTTAACACTGTATGAATGACgttctttttattcaaaatattcataatGCGAGATAATTATGTACTTTTCGATATAAactacaaacaagagctgtccgtaagacagccaagctcgactattcgaaatattgtcccagaagcaggaaaatattacccaaaaaggttaaatatcaaaagagttttaagttcaaaagggggaataatttgaccaaaatgcacgtcagttatgggacttgctgctatcaactagttttataaccccgaaggcacatgtgaagtttcaattcaatatctgcattagttttggagatagaaacttgcatgtaaaactttaaccagaattttcaacgtccaaaagggggcataatttgcccaaaacacatgccagagttatgggacttgatccagtgaggtaagtaattgatctagaaaaagaaaaaaataagtttcaaatctatatgccttttagaaatagctgtatgtactcgcacgcaaaactttaaccagaatttgctaagtccaaaagggggcataatttggccaaaatgaaggtcagagttatgggacttgcagctatcaactagttttataaccccgaagacacatgtgaagtttcaaatcaatatctgcattagttttggagataatattataacttgcatgtaaaactttaaccaaaattttctaagtctaaaagggggcataatttgctcaaaaacatgtcagagttatgggtcttgacccagtgaggttggtaattgatctagaaaaagaaaaagtaagtttcaaatctatatgccttttagaaatagctgtatgtacttgcacgcaaaactttaaccagaattttcttagtccaaaagggggcataatttggccaaaatgaaagtcagagttatgggacttgctgctatcaactagttttataaccccgaagacacatgtgaagtttcaaatcaatatctgcattagttttggagatagtaacttgcatgtaaaactttaaccagaattttcaacgtccaaaagggggcataatttgctcaaaatacatgtcagagttatgggacttgacccagagaggttggtaattgacctagaaaaagaaaaaataagtttcaaagctatatgcctttaattgatggctgtatgtacttgcatgcaaaaacttcaccaaggtgtgacgccgacgccgacgccgacgccgacgccagggtgagtagaatagctagactattcttcgaatagtcgagctaaaaaacccTCACACTTTtagcatcaaaaacaaacaactccGGTCAATCATTTTAAGATGATGAtcgatttaattaaaaaaattgccACTATtctgatgacgtcataactcgatCCAGTCGCAGAAGTCCGACTGGCGAAATGGCTTAGAATGAACTTAAGACGGAAAAGATTGGTTTATGAGAATAGCTCCATTTCGTTCTTATCaattatgcattttgtcaaaCATATTTTAAGATGATATACGTGAGAAGGCCATGCagatattatatatgtatttaattGATATCTAATATAAAAGCTATGATATGTGTTCCTGCAACATGATTAATCCCCGGCAAATAAGTTGTTATATATAACAAAGCCTATGTCATGTTATTGTTTGCAATAGACGTTTTCAATGTCCTGGTTAATGTTTTCCTCAGATAATACACTTTACTTAAGCAACCCACGAATATGCTACGTTTTCATTGTGATTTACCAGATGTTTATGTAacttataatattgtttaaaaGTCTGTCCACATACATGGCACTCATGTGGTCGAAATTCTGAATGATACAGCAAATGCATTTTTAAGAATTCTAATCCTTGGAAATATTTTCTACACGGTTTGCATCGATATGTTATCCCTTTTTCTGCATGCCTCTCCATATGTTTTTTAATATTAGAGCTTTTGGTAGATTTGAAAATATGGCCGCACTGCTGACATGTATGCAGACGACAGTGTTCATTGAGACGCTCGCGTGTTCTGAAGGATTTGTTACACTGCTGGCACGTATTTCTATGACATTCCATATGTCTAATGTGTGATTCTTTTCTGACGAATACTTTGCCGCACACAGTGCACTGGAAACACCTCTCTCCTGTATGAATAGCCATATGTTTCTTCAATGTTTGTTTACTAAAATAAGATTTACTGCATATGTCACAAGTAAAATTCCTTTTCCTTTCACTGTGAATTTTCAAATGTGAGTCCAACAAACATTTCCGGCGAAATGTCTTACCACATTCTGAACAAGAAAACGGCCATTCGTTTGTATGGATGACTTTGTGTCTTATCAGCCACTCTTTTGCTGCAAATTTCCTACCGCAAATGTCACATTTAAACGGATATTCTCCCGTGTGAGAGAAGGTATGATGTTTCAAAGCTTGACCATCCATAAATCTTCGTGCACACACTTTACATGAATAAGGCCGTTCTGCGTTATGAATTCGCATGTGTCGCCTAAGGTGGGCACGTTGAGTGAACGTTTTGTCacaaaaattacatttattcGGCCGTATCCCCGCATGTATATTTAAGTGTGATTTGAGATTAGCATTTCGTGTGAATGAAGCCGGGCATAAGTGACACCGGAAGGCCGAAACTCGGGTCACATTTTCCTTCCATCCTTCGTCTGTCTGTATGTTATGCGGTGAAGTATAGTTTCCGGCGGTTTCCAAATCATTAGCCATCATAAAACACGACGAACACACGCAGCAAGTCAAAAATGTTCTAGATCTTCGATTCGGTGTTTCTTCTTTTATGAACGAGTCTGCAAAGAGAAATCACATAAAGACATAATCGAATAGAATAAAGTCAGTATTATCTTTGCTACGTGCACGTGTAACGGAAGCCTACACAAGGCTTATTTTGACTTAGTGTTTGTGACTATGAATAAGGATTCAGAACATACCTGTGACTTGAAGTTTTCTGCTACAAGAGTTTGATACTGAGTCGGATTACTGACCCATGTGTTTGTAATTTACTACATAAAATCAAGGTGATGCTGAAatatatgagtcgtgccatgagaaaaccaacatagtggttttgcgaccagcatggatccagaccatccgcgcagtctggtcaggattcatgctgttcgctaacagtttcgcTAATTGCAACAGGAtctgaaagagaacagcatggatcctgaccagactgcgcagatgcaaacccgctatgttggttttctcatggcgcggctcatattataataGACCTCGGCTTCCTTGTGAAGGCAACATTTATGCACACTTCCTTCTTTCGCACTTAAAAATTGTAGATTATAACAAGGCAgtttgaaagacagctatatcccccgccgctgttatggatagggAACGGGTTGATGGTATTCGGCGGAAGCACTGACGTTGTCaattatattttatagtccatgtgtgtcgacatcaatgaatttgaaaatttttcaaggggtttaggagatacagagcggacacaaaatggaaggctcaaatctttgacttttagctgtgacattgaccttgagccaacacggcggattcatgagttctgcatatcgtcttgatgaagttATCATTTGACATAAgcatcatgaaaatccttcaaggggtttaggagatacgaagttcaaacctttgacctcgagttgtgaccttgaccttgagccaacatggctgactcatgagttctgcacatcgtctagatgaggtaatcatttgacccaagtatcatgaaaatccttcaaggggtttaggagatacagagcggacacaaaatggaaggctcaaatattcgaccttaagttgtgaccttgatcttgagcagacatggctgactcatgagttttgcacatcgtctttatgaggtgatcatttgacggacatacggaaggacggacggggaccattcctataacccctacCACTGGCGGGGATTAAAAATTTGAATTGGAACTGAGAAGAGAAAGCACGTAAAAACTATTCTTGAAATAGTATATACATTTCCACCACATTTTATTTTGTACTAATATTGAAAAACCTTTTAATTGTCTGCTTtttaatggggggggggggggggggggggagtgaagGAGGTAATTTTAAACCATTagattttaaaggaaaataaaacaaagcCTTTGATATCGCagtttgaccttcacattttagGTAGGAACCTGCGTCTTTCTCGTGACATTTTAGGTAGGAATCTGTGTCTTTCTCGTGACATTTTAGGTTGGAATCTGTGTCTTTCTCGTGACATTTTAGATAGGAATCTGTGTCTTTCTCGTAACATTTTAGATAGGAATCTGTGTCTTTCTCGTGACATTTTAGATAGGAATCTGTGTCTTTCTCGTAACATTTTAGATAGGAATCTGTGTCTTTCTCGTAACATTCTAGATAGGAATCTGTGTCTTTCTCGTGACATTTTAGGTTGGAATCTGTGTCTTTCTCGTGACATTTTAGGTAGGAATCTGTGTCTTTCTAGTGACATTTTAGATCGGAATCTGTGTCTTTCTAGTGACATTTTAGATAGGAATCTGTGTCTTTCTAGTGACATTTTAGGTAGGAATCTGTGTCTTTCTCGTGACTATAAAGATAAAACCGTTATGGTCACTGTTTGTGCCAAGTGGTTTAGACACTCTTTAGTGCTCGAACATTAGATCCATATTATCTCTTACGTATGGATCATTAACTGTTAATCATAATTA is a window from the Mercenaria mercenaria strain notata chromosome 7, MADL_Memer_1, whole genome shotgun sequence genome containing:
- the LOC123554504 gene encoding gastrula zinc finger protein XlCGF8.2DB-like, whose protein sequence is MMANDLETAGNYTSPHNIQTDEGWKENVTRVSAFRCHLCPASFTRNANLKSHLNIHAGIRPNKCNFCDKTFTQRAHLRRHMRIHNAERPYSCKVCARRFMDGQALKHHTFSHTGEYPFKCDICGRKFAAKEWLIRHKVIHTNEWPFSCSECGKTFRRKCLLDSHLKIHSERKRNFTCDICSKSYFSKQTLKKHMAIHTGERCFQCTVCGKVFVRKESHIRHMECHRNTCQQCNKSFRTRERLNEHCRLHTCQQCGHIFKSTKSSNIKKHMERHAEKGITYRCKPCRKYFQGLEFLKMHLLYHSEFRPHECHVCGQTFKQYYKLHKHLVNHNENVAYSWVA